One Chanodichthys erythropterus isolate Z2021 chromosome 10, ASM2448905v1, whole genome shotgun sequence DNA segment encodes these proteins:
- the LOC137029560 gene encoding olfactory receptor 4B13-like, whose protein sequence is MSSMQSNSSANVTFVRPATFFISGFSNMPHAKYYYVFLSLVYVVTVLGNSFIMYIIYLARRLHTAKYIAVFHLALIDLCESSALIPKVIDTFLFEHHDISYEACLENSFFVYHFMNMESMTLLVLAYDRLVAICFPLHYHAIVTRKTMFLILGVMWIFSVIYFSVLVGLVNILSFCRSNVIDSYFCDHGIIYRLACNDNSINILIVKINFGLLICTPLLLIFISYFCIGLALLKIAHGAERIKAMKTCTSHFMLVAIGYIPFLINNIASLTTPIHPNIRLINNSLTQTIPPMLNPIIYTLKTEEVMQSIKELYKQNKVNTTKRMKCSRRNSKQK, encoded by the coding sequence ATGAGCTCCATGCAGTCAAACTCCTCAGCAAATGTGACCTTTGTTCGTCCTGCAACATTTTTCATCAGTGGCTTTTCTAATATGCCACATGCAAAATACTACTATGTGTTCTTGTCTTTGGTGTATGTTGTGACTGTTTTAGGGAATTCATTTATCATGTATATCATTTATTTGGCCCGCAGACTTCACACAGCCAAATACATTGCTGTTTTCCATCTAGCCCTTATTGATCTGTGTGAAAGCTCGGCTTTGATTCCAAAAGTCATagacacatttttatttgagCACCATGACATTTCATATGAAGCGTGCTTGGAAAATTCGTTTTTTGTATATCATTTCATGAACATGGAGTCTATGACACTACTTGTCTTGGCTTATGATAGATTGGTTGCTATTTGTTTTCCTCTACATTATCATGCCATTGTAACAAGAAAAACAATGTTTCTAATCTTAGGTGTAATGTGGATTTTTTCTGTGATATATTTTTCTGTACTTGTAGGTTTGGTGAATATACTCTCTTTTTGTAGATCGAATGTAATTGATAGTTATTTTTGTGATCATGGCATTATCTATAGACTAGCATGTAATGATAATTCTATAAATATTCTGAtagtaaaaattaattttggtCTCCTGATTTGCACACCGCTGTTGCTGATCTTCATCTCATATTTCTGCATTGGTCTGGCTTTGCTTAAGATTGCTCATGGTGCTGAACGGATCAAAGCCATGAAAACATGCACCTCACATTTCATGTTGGTGGCAATTGGTTATATcccatttttaattaataatattgcatCCTTAACAACACCTATCCATCCGAACATCCGGTTAATTAACAATTCCCTGACGCAGACAATACCACCTATGCTGAATCCCATCATATACACTCTAAAGACAGAGGAAGTCATGCAATCCATTAAAGAACTGTATAAACAAAACAAGGTGAACACTACAAAAAGAATGAAATGTAGTAGGagaaattcaaaacaaaaatga
- the LOC137029559 gene encoding olfactory receptor 1496-like — translation MSSTQSNSSANVTFVRPATFFINSNIPHAKYYYVFLSLVYVVTVLGNSFIMYIIYLARRLHTAKYMAVFHLALADLCVSSTLIPKVIDTFLFEHHDISYEACLETSFFVYHFMTVESLTLVVLAYDRLVAICFPLHYHAIVTRKTMFLIISIMWIFSVIQFSILTALVNRLSFCVSNVIDSYFCDHGIIYRIACNDNSINILMVKINFGLLICTPLILIFISYFCIALALLKIAHGAERIKATKTCTSHFMLVAISYIPILCNHIASFTTPIHPNTRFINNSLTQTIPPMLNPIIYTLKSDEVMQSIKELYKRNKVNSTKRMKCSRRNSKQKLQV, via the coding sequence ATGAGCTCCACGCAGTCAAACTCCTCTGCAAATGTGACCTTTGTTCGTCCTGCAACATTTTTCATCAATTCTAATATTCCACATGCAAAATATTACTATGTGTTCTTGTCTTTAGTGTATGTTGTGACTGTTTTAGGGAATTCATTTATcatgtatataatttatttggcCCGTAGACTTCACACAGCCAAATACATGGCTGTTTTCCATCTGGCCCTTGCTGATCTGTGTGTAAGCTCGACTTTGATTCCAAAAGTCATagacacatttttatttgagCACCATGACATTTCATATGAAGCGTGCTTGGAAACTTCGTTTTTTGTATATCATTTCATGACTGTGGAGTCTTTGACACTAGTTGTCTTGGCATATGACAGACTGGTTGCAATTTGTTTTCCTCTACATTATCATGCCATTGTAACAAGAAAAACAATGTTTCTGATTATAAGCATAATGTGGATTTTTTCTGTAATACAGTTTTCTATACTTACAGCTTTGGTGAATAGACTCTCTTTTTGTGTATCGAATGTAATTGATAGTTATTTTTGTGATCATGGCATTATTTATAGAATAGCATGCAATGATAATTCTATAAATATTCTGATggtaaaaattaattttggtCTCCTGATTTGCACACCGCTGATACTGATCTTCATCTCATATTTCTGCATTGCTCTGGCTTTGCTTAAGATTGCTCATGGTGCTGAACGGATCAAAGCCACAAAAACCTGCACCTCACATTTCATGTTGGTGGCAATCAGTTATATCCCAATTTTATGCAATCATATTGCATCCTTTACAACACCTATCCATCCGAACACCCGTTTCATTAACAATTCCCTGACGCAGACAATACCACCTATGCTGAATCCCATCATATACACTCTAAAGTCAGACGAGGTCATGCAATCAATAAAAGAACTGTATAAACGAAACAAGGTGAACTCTACAAAAAGAATGAAATGTAGTAGGagaaattcaaaacaaaaattacaggTTTGA